From the genome of Chloroflexota bacterium, one region includes:
- a CDS encoding Zn-ribbon domain-containing OB-fold protein: protein MAIPQNWRLQHQRYRLTGEVCHTCGAKLFPPRDVCPECAKPAYEPFQFAGKGEVYSFTVLSDAPAGYEAYEPYPVALVKLQEGPLVTAQLTDVDPQDVRIGMPVEMVTRKLTEDGDDGLIVYGYKFRPVLKAAANG, encoded by the coding sequence ATGGCCATTCCTCAAAACTGGAGATTGCAGCATCAGCGATACCGCCTGACTGGCGAAGTGTGCCACACGTGCGGGGCCAAACTGTTCCCGCCGCGCGATGTGTGCCCCGAATGCGCCAAGCCCGCCTACGAGCCGTTCCAGTTCGCGGGCAAGGGCGAGGTGTATTCGTTCACCGTTCTGTCGGATGCGCCGGCGGGATACGAAGCCTACGAGCCCTATCCGGTGGCGCTGGTGAAACTGCAAGAGGGCCCGCTGGTAACGGCGCAGTTGACCGACGTGGACCCGCAGGATGTGCGCATCGGCATGCCTGTGGAGATGGTAACGCGGAAACTGACCGAGGACGGCGACGACGGCCTCATCGTGTACGGCTACAAGTTCCGGCCTGTGCTGAAGGCCGCCGCCAACGGCTAG